One genomic region from Conexibacter woesei DSM 14684 encodes:
- a CDS encoding TetR/AcrR family transcriptional regulator has translation MTEPTTDGRLAKGERRKQELIEATLRVVARDGVAGVSHRAVAAEADLPPTAAAYHFKRIDDLLTGALTLCMDEAAERMRRLAAATDGSLDDLRAMARLMARVARDPAMLRAEYELFLLAARRPELRPPAQRWLTALADFARCYTSSPVRVQVLLGTVDGLLLQALLTDRPPSADDYEAVLREVLRPDH, from the coding sequence GTGACCGAGCCGACGACCGACGGGCGCCTCGCCAAGGGCGAGCGCCGCAAGCAGGAGCTGATCGAGGCGACGCTGCGGGTCGTCGCGCGCGACGGGGTCGCGGGCGTCAGCCATCGCGCGGTTGCCGCTGAGGCAGACCTGCCGCCGACCGCCGCCGCCTACCACTTCAAGCGCATCGACGACCTGCTCACGGGCGCGCTGACGCTGTGCATGGACGAGGCCGCCGAGCGAATGCGCAGACTGGCCGCCGCGACCGACGGCAGCCTCGACGACCTCCGCGCGATGGCGCGCCTGATGGCGAGAGTCGCCCGCGACCCCGCGATGCTCCGCGCCGAGTACGAGCTGTTTCTGCTCGCCGCGCGCCGCCCCGAGCTGCGCCCTCCCGCGCAGCGCTGGCTGACGGCGCTCGCCGACTTCGCCCGCTGCTACACCAGCTCGCCGGTGCGCGTCCAGGTCCTGCTCGGCACGGTCGACGGCCTGCTCTTGCAGGCGCTGCTGACCGACCGGCCGCCGAGCGCCGACGACTACGAGGCGGTCCTGCGCGAGGTGCTGCGACCGGACCATTGA
- a CDS encoding right-handed parallel beta-helix repeat-containing protein has protein sequence MSALNSWRRSVLLAAIAATCAASGETAYAAGDAPAGDGHGPHQRSTWNVAPDGRGQSCMRWRPCRLETAREQVRAAAPAMTRDLRVELAGGRYELSSTFVLGAADSGRNGHDVVYAAAPGAEPVLTGGREVRGWRLVDPARRIWRAAVGRLDTRQLYADDVRLRRAVHVPGLPGDVRRTATGLHTTSAEPRTWAAPTDVEMVWRARGAGAFEWVEARCRVTGMSADAAGTGTDVSIAQPCLDNAVGIYASNVAGGGEVLGAPSWSENSSTFLADDTRPARWAIERTAAGNAMHYRARPGEDPRRRRFVAATGETLVRIGGTVAEPAHDIVVRGLRFSESTWLGPDTGMGFPNLFANAYAIRPDALSPETYRGEAFPPGALELDKTHDVRVEGNRFERLGAIGVRIQSTSRATVDGNVLRDLSAGGVLIGRLGPDLEGEVEDNVISNNAIDGVGAEYGASPGVFLNVPRRTTLRNNFISNTGYSGVTMRGSWNGSGTTEGNRYVDNYVANVLRRASDGGGIYTVYPQGTSWDNGLLVAGNVVRDMRPGALGFGLYNDIGSDYSTSRDNVSYNFLIAGGGCAQPYLNEIRSTGNWLRGRLPGVPDVWWVCDGPVTNVEVDNHSLDAADPAADCAARPACAAIVANAGLQAGYEDRLTGTYSFDDVPTFEDVNADSFDVDSVHAGLDFGWGQWIAAYGTPGYATTSHARFATADAGPRTIAPVRGVVLSSLVLEGSGTYTISDGTSTRSGTLRGPGRPVRVQTGFRTTGAKVSLTFSDGQQVVVDDLRVSR, from the coding sequence ATGAGCGCCTTGAATTCATGGCGGCGGAGCGTGCTGCTCGCCGCGATCGCTGCGACCTGCGCGGCGAGCGGCGAGACCGCGTACGCCGCCGGCGACGCGCCGGCCGGCGACGGCCATGGCCCGCACCAGCGCAGCACCTGGAACGTGGCGCCGGACGGGCGCGGGCAGTCGTGCATGCGTTGGCGTCCGTGCCGGCTGGAGACGGCCCGCGAGCAGGTGCGCGCCGCCGCCCCGGCGATGACGCGCGACCTGCGCGTCGAGCTGGCCGGCGGACGCTACGAGCTGTCGAGCACGTTCGTCCTTGGCGCGGCCGATTCGGGTCGCAACGGCCATGACGTCGTCTACGCGGCGGCGCCGGGCGCCGAGCCGGTCCTGACGGGTGGCCGCGAGGTGCGCGGCTGGAGACTGGTCGACCCGGCGAGGCGGATCTGGCGAGCGGCGGTCGGCCGGCTCGACACGCGTCAGCTCTACGCCGACGACGTCCGCCTGCGGCGCGCGGTCCACGTCCCGGGGCTGCCCGGCGACGTGAGACGCACCGCGACCGGGCTGCACACGACGAGCGCCGAGCCGCGCACGTGGGCTGCCCCGACCGACGTCGAGATGGTCTGGCGGGCGAGAGGCGCGGGCGCCTTCGAGTGGGTCGAGGCGCGCTGCCGCGTGACCGGCATGAGCGCCGACGCGGCCGGCACGGGGACCGACGTCAGCATCGCGCAGCCGTGCCTCGACAACGCGGTCGGGATCTACGCCTCCAACGTCGCCGGCGGCGGCGAGGTGCTCGGCGCCCCGAGCTGGAGCGAGAACAGCTCCACGTTCCTGGCCGACGACACGCGGCCTGCCCGCTGGGCGATCGAACGCACGGCAGCGGGCAACGCGATGCACTATCGCGCGCGGCCGGGCGAGGATCCGCGTCGTCGCCGCTTCGTCGCGGCGACCGGGGAGACGCTCGTGCGGATCGGCGGAACGGTCGCCGAGCCGGCGCACGACATCGTCGTGCGCGGGCTGCGCTTCTCGGAGTCGACCTGGCTCGGACCGGACACCGGCATGGGCTTCCCGAACCTGTTCGCGAACGCCTACGCGATCAGACCCGACGCGCTCAGCCCCGAGACCTACCGCGGCGAGGCATTCCCGCCGGGCGCGCTGGAGCTGGACAAGACGCACGACGTCCGCGTCGAGGGCAACCGCTTCGAGCGGCTCGGCGCGATCGGCGTGCGGATCCAGAGCACGAGTCGCGCGACGGTCGACGGCAACGTGCTGCGCGACCTGTCCGCCGGCGGCGTCCTGATCGGCCGGCTCGGGCCCGACCTCGAGGGCGAGGTCGAGGACAACGTGATCTCGAACAATGCGATCGACGGCGTCGGCGCCGAGTACGGCGCCTCGCCTGGCGTCTTCCTCAACGTCCCGCGCCGCACGACGCTGCGCAACAACTTCATCTCGAACACCGGCTACAGCGGCGTGACGATGCGCGGCTCGTGGAACGGCTCGGGCACGACCGAAGGCAACAGATACGTCGACAACTACGTCGCCAACGTGCTGCGGCGCGCCAGCGACGGCGGCGGCATCTACACCGTCTACCCGCAGGGCACGTCGTGGGACAACGGGCTGCTGGTGGCCGGCAACGTCGTGCGCGACATGCGCCCCGGGGCGCTCGGCTTCGGGCTCTACAACGACATCGGCAGCGACTACTCGACCAGCCGCGACAACGTCTCCTACAACTTCCTGATAGCCGGCGGCGGCTGCGCGCAGCCGTACCTGAACGAGATCAGAAGCACCGGCAACTGGCTGCGCGGGAGACTTCCCGGCGTGCCGGACGTGTGGTGGGTCTGCGACGGGCCGGTCACGAACGTCGAGGTCGACAACCACAGCCTCGACGCGGCCGATCCGGCGGCGGACTGTGCGGCGAGACCGGCGTGCGCGGCGATCGTCGCGAACGCGGGGCTCCAGGCCGGCTACGAGGACCGCCTGACCGGGACCTACTCGTTCGACGACGTGCCGACGTTCGAGGACGTCAACGCCGACTCGTTCGACGTCGACAGCGTCCACGCCGGGCTCGACTTCGGCTGGGGGCAGTGGATCGCCGCCTACGGCACGCCGGGCTATGCGACGACGTCGCACGCCCGCTTCGCGACCGCGGACGCCGGGCCGCGCACGATCGCGCCGGTGAGAGGCGTCGTGCTCTCGTCGCTGGTGCTCGAAGGCTCCGGCACCTACACGATCAGCGACGGCACGAGCACCCGCAGCGGCACGCTGCGCGGGCCGGGACGTCCGGTGCGCGTCCAGACCGGCTTCAGAACGACCGGGGCGAAGGTCTCGCTCACGTTCAGCGATGGCCAGCAGGTCGTCGTCGACGACCTGCGCGTCTCGCGCTGA
- a CDS encoding amidohydrolase family protein has product MNVLDAHVRLGTGRDASLTTSELLATMDRLGIDRALVSPPERCLAVDHREGNTLVADAARASGGRLLAYAVASPWRGRRALAELARAADDGAVALALDPAIQGFDLLDGQVDLLVEDAVARGWPVYVRTGTPSFALPLQLAELAVRHPQCAFVMGKSGATDFWLDARPALERAENLYADTAYGPWDVVLSGLAAAPVGAGRLVFSTDQPNTDPAIERARMDEWPLEEQERAAVLGATLSRLLP; this is encoded by the coding sequence ATGAACGTGCTCGACGCGCATGTGCGACTCGGGACGGGCCGCGACGCGAGCCTGACGACGAGCGAGCTGCTGGCGACGATGGATCGGCTGGGGATCGACCGCGCGCTCGTCTCGCCGCCGGAGCGCTGCCTCGCGGTCGACCACCGCGAGGGCAACACGCTCGTCGCCGACGCCGCGCGGGCGAGCGGCGGGCGGCTGCTCGCCTACGCGGTCGCGAGCCCCTGGCGCGGGCGGCGCGCGCTCGCCGAGCTGGCGCGCGCGGCTGACGACGGCGCGGTCGCGCTCGCACTCGATCCGGCGATCCAGGGCTTCGACCTGCTCGACGGCCAGGTCGACCTGCTGGTGGAGGACGCGGTCGCGCGCGGCTGGCCGGTCTACGTGCGCACCGGGACGCCGTCGTTCGCGCTCCCGCTGCAGCTCGCCGAGCTGGCGGTCCGTCACCCGCAGTGCGCGTTCGTGATGGGCAAGAGCGGCGCGACCGACTTCTGGCTCGACGCGCGCCCGGCGTTGGAGCGCGCGGAGAACCTGTACGCCGACACGGCCTACGGGCCGTGGGACGTCGTCCTGTCCGGGCTGGCGGCGGCGCCGGTCGGAGCGGGCCGGCTGGTCTTCTCGACCGACCAGCCGAACACCGACCCCGCGATCGAGCGCGCACGCATGGACGAGTGGCCGCTCGAGGAACAGGAACGTGCGGCGGTGCTGGGCGCTACCCTCTCGCGACTCCTCCCATGA
- a CDS encoding IclR family transcriptional regulator: MSENGHRSRATRSKAPAADRTLTILELLTESERPLSLTEIATRADVPLASCSAIMRTLEARGYAVEHVSGRTHHWQPTLAIYKLGARLIVRLGLAESSQPHIEQLADELGMPASAGVLENDHVIYLAKAAGPSFVQFHTFVGRAVPFGTTAIGKAIAAFLPVERRIALVGSGRGSRRALAELEESSRLGYAIEDEEEYEGIACAAAPVFDATGRCCGGISVTGFRADVLGDARRERTITAVRTSAAAISAEMGAPERQLALLRTPVVL, from the coding sequence ATGAGCGAGAACGGACACAGAAGCAGAGCGACGAGATCGAAGGCTCCGGCCGCCGATCGCACGTTGACGATTCTCGAGCTGCTGACCGAGTCCGAGCGGCCGCTTTCGCTGACCGAGATCGCGACCCGGGCCGACGTCCCGCTGGCGAGCTGCTCGGCGATCATGCGCACGCTGGAGGCGCGCGGCTACGCCGTCGAGCACGTCAGCGGACGCACCCACCACTGGCAGCCGACGCTGGCGATCTACAAGCTCGGCGCGCGCTTGATCGTGCGGCTCGGCCTCGCCGAGAGCTCCCAGCCGCACATCGAGCAGCTCGCCGACGAGCTGGGGATGCCAGCGAGCGCCGGGGTGCTCGAGAACGACCACGTGATCTACCTCGCGAAGGCGGCCGGGCCGTCGTTCGTCCAGTTCCACACGTTTGTCGGGCGCGCGGTGCCGTTCGGCACGACCGCGATCGGCAAGGCGATCGCGGCGTTCCTGCCGGTCGAGCGGCGGATCGCCCTCGTCGGCAGCGGCCGCGGATCGCGCAGAGCGCTCGCGGAGCTGGAGGAGAGCTCGCGGCTCGGCTACGCGATCGAGGACGAGGAGGAGTACGAGGGGATCGCGTGCGCGGCGGCGCCGGTTTTCGACGCGACCGGTCGCTGCTGCGGCGGGATCTCGGTCACTGGCTTCCGCGCCGACGTGCTCGGCGACGCGCGGCGCGAACGGACGATCACGGCGGTCCGCACGAGCGCCGCCGCGATCTCCGCCGAGATGGGCGCGCCCGAGCGTCAGCTCGCGCTGCTGCGCACGCCCGTCGTGTTGTGA
- a CDS encoding ABC transporter substrate-binding protein, whose protein sequence is MRQTHPARGSLALSTPLSRRSLLKAAGAAGAALTGAPLLAACGSSGGGGGSGGAATIEFWDMLWGLDRYEPTARALVAEWNRANPDLQVKYRLIPWASFYEVFSTAVASGTTPDVSTGATYQAFQFEQAIEPMNDAVAQWRRDGTYDQVIPQSITAQATEDGEQTGLPWGMTLRTLSCNRKLFGAAGVTQPRSFDELRAAARRLTGGGRYGMGFCGQGALGWQMLLSLMVNNGGGLYDAKCGPALVTDRNREACQLVQDMVRDGSIPKAAVGWDQTDVSAAMTRGDIAMAITEPALFNSLPNGADIDIASPYEGFHGDKGTLLWYLAMWQYRTSEDKPGATEFMNWWLSNEQPLWSRGGTTQLPVRTPFYDEIRTLQDPRYRKVLDEWVPVGKIMSTPCEYALPTLNQVEGQAFMPTLVQDVLSLKPIDESLQTAQDALSQLRA, encoded by the coding sequence ATGCGTCAGACCCATCCCGCGCGGGGATCGCTCGCGCTGAGCACACCGCTGTCGCGCCGCAGCCTGCTGAAGGCGGCCGGAGCGGCCGGCGCCGCGCTGACCGGCGCGCCGCTGCTGGCGGCGTGCGGCTCCTCCGGCGGAGGCGGCGGCTCCGGCGGCGCGGCGACGATCGAGTTCTGGGACATGCTGTGGGGCCTCGACAGATACGAGCCGACGGCGCGCGCGCTCGTCGCCGAGTGGAACAGAGCGAACCCCGACCTCCAGGTCAAGTACCGCCTGATCCCGTGGGCGAGCTTCTACGAGGTCTTCTCGACCGCCGTCGCCAGCGGCACCACGCCGGACGTCAGCACCGGCGCGACCTATCAGGCGTTCCAGTTCGAGCAGGCGATCGAGCCGATGAACGACGCCGTCGCGCAGTGGAGAAGAGACGGCACCTACGACCAGGTGATCCCGCAGTCGATCACGGCGCAGGCGACGGAGGACGGCGAGCAGACGGGCCTGCCCTGGGGGATGACGCTGCGCACGCTCAGCTGCAACAGAAAGCTGTTCGGTGCCGCGGGTGTGACACAGCCGAGATCGTTCGACGAGCTGCGCGCCGCCGCCAGAAGACTGACCGGCGGCGGGCGCTACGGGATGGGCTTCTGCGGCCAGGGCGCGCTCGGCTGGCAGATGCTGCTGTCGCTGATGGTCAACAACGGCGGCGGCCTCTACGACGCGAAGTGCGGGCCGGCGCTGGTGACCGATCGCAACCGCGAGGCGTGCCAGCTCGTGCAGGACATGGTCCGCGACGGCTCGATCCCGAAGGCCGCGGTCGGCTGGGACCAGACCGACGTCTCGGCCGCGATGACGCGCGGCGACATCGCGATGGCGATAACCGAGCCGGCGCTGTTCAACTCGTTGCCCAACGGCGCCGACATCGACATCGCCTCGCCGTACGAGGGCTTCCACGGCGACAAGGGCACGCTCCTCTGGTACCTCGCGATGTGGCAGTACCGCACCAGCGAGGACAAGCCCGGGGCGACCGAGTTCATGAACTGGTGGCTGAGCAACGAGCAGCCGCTGTGGTCCAGAGGCGGCACGACGCAGCTGCCGGTGCGCACGCCGTTCTACGACGAGATCAGAACGCTGCAGGACCCGCGCTACAGAAAGGTGCTCGACGAGTGGGTGCCGGTCGGCAAGATCATGTCGACGCCCTGCGAGTACGCCCTGCCGACGCTCAACCAGGTCGAGGGGCAGGCGTTCATGCCGACGCTCGTGCAGGACGTCCTGTCGCTGAAGCCGATCGACGAATCGCTGCAGACCGCGCAGGACGCGCTGTCGCAGCTGAGAGCGTGA
- a CDS encoding carbohydrate ABC transporter permease: protein MRARREQLLPWGFLLPSAAILGLITLYPLLYAIVLSFKQGSFIEVGGFAGIDNYSGLFEDGSLFPGALRFSAIFTVLTVAGSYALGLGFALAVHRVRRGRWLLRMGLLTPWVVPPVVAVIAWRWMVNDDGSLVNQALGVVGIDPVAFLSDPFWASVMVILLRIWRTFPFVFLTLFAARQGVSDELYEAAALDGSTGFSAFRRITLPQLAPVSIVSSLLVAIWSFNDFESIFLLTRGGPSNATYNLVVLGYYEAFFGNDVGLAAAMGVVALVLLLVLSVVLLRLLRRVNET from the coding sequence GTGAGGGCGCGCCGCGAGCAGCTGCTGCCGTGGGGCTTCCTGCTCCCGTCGGCGGCGATCCTCGGCCTGATCACGCTGTACCCGCTGCTGTACGCGATCGTCCTGAGCTTCAAGCAGGGCTCGTTCATCGAGGTCGGCGGGTTCGCCGGGATCGACAACTACAGCGGCCTGTTCGAGGACGGGTCGCTGTTTCCCGGCGCGCTGCGCTTCAGCGCGATCTTCACCGTGCTGACGGTCGCGGGCTCCTACGCGCTCGGGCTCGGCTTCGCGCTCGCCGTGCACCGCGTCAGACGCGGCCGTTGGCTGCTGCGGATGGGCCTGCTGACGCCGTGGGTCGTGCCGCCGGTCGTCGCGGTGATCGCCTGGCGCTGGATGGTCAACGACGACGGCAGCCTCGTCAACCAGGCGCTCGGCGTGGTCGGGATCGATCCGGTCGCGTTTCTGTCGGACCCGTTCTGGGCGAGCGTGATGGTGATCCTGCTGCGGATCTGGCGGACGTTCCCGTTCGTCTTCCTGACGCTGTTCGCGGCGCGCCAGGGCGTCTCGGACGAGCTGTACGAGGCGGCGGCGCTCGACGGCTCGACCGGCTTCTCGGCGTTCCGGCGGATCACGCTGCCGCAGCTCGCGCCGGTCTCGATCGTGAGCAGCCTGCTCGTCGCGATCTGGTCGTTCAACGACTTCGAGTCGATCTTCCTGCTGACGAGAGGCGGACCCTCCAATGCGACGTACAACCTCGTCGTGCTCGGCTACTACGAGGCGTTCTTCGGCAACGACGTCGGCCTCGCGGCCGCGATGGGCGTCGTCGCGCTCGTGCTGCTGCTCGTCCTCAGCGTGGTGCTGCTGCGGCTGCTGCGGCGGGTGAACGAGACATGA
- a CDS encoding amidohydrolase family protein — MIVDVHTHTPTHRGAVPVAERREYDRWRPDRTVRTTNAWADYDEQVAAADVSIVFNIALPDPLAETGIPTDPARVNEATAEFAAADPVRRIGFLSVDPTAPRALEEAERCRVQLGLRGVKLGPNYQRFDPLHPGAFELYAWAQEHGLPILFHQGASPIREAPLRYAHPLTMDEIAIAHPELRIVMAHMGHPWQRDAIVTIRKHPHVYADVSGLAYRPWSFWEALRLASEWGAMGKLLLGSDFPIATTAETIAALRSVDDVVAGSGLPRVPAEEIEAIVHRDALAALGLAREAGA, encoded by the coding sequence ATGATCGTCGACGTCCACACCCACACCCCGACGCACCGCGGCGCGGTGCCCGTCGCCGAGCGGCGCGAGTACGACCGCTGGCGGCCGGATCGCACCGTCAGGACGACGAACGCGTGGGCCGACTACGACGAGCAGGTCGCCGCCGCCGACGTCTCGATCGTCTTCAACATCGCGCTTCCGGACCCGCTCGCCGAGACCGGGATTCCGACCGACCCGGCGCGCGTCAACGAGGCGACGGCCGAGTTCGCTGCCGCCGACCCCGTGCGCCGGATCGGCTTCCTGTCGGTCGACCCGACGGCGCCGCGCGCGCTGGAGGAGGCCGAGCGCTGCCGCGTGCAGCTCGGCCTGCGCGGCGTCAAGCTCGGCCCCAACTACCAGCGCTTCGACCCGCTGCACCCGGGCGCGTTCGAGCTGTACGCATGGGCGCAGGAGCACGGCCTGCCGATCCTCTTCCACCAGGGCGCGTCGCCGATCCGCGAGGCGCCGCTGCGCTACGCGCATCCGCTGACGATGGACGAGATCGCGATCGCGCACCCCGAGCTGCGGATCGTGATGGCGCACATGGGCCATCCGTGGCAGCGGGACGCGATCGTGACGATCCGCAAGCACCCGCACGTCTACGCCGACGTCTCGGGGCTGGCGTATCGGCCGTGGTCGTTCTGGGAGGCGCTGCGGCTGGCGTCGGAGTGGGGGGCGATGGGCAAGCTGCTGCTCGGCTCAGACTTCCCGATCGCGACGACGGCGGAGACGATCGCGGCGCTGCGGTCGGTCGACGACGTCGTCGCGGGCTCGGGCCTGCCGCGCGTGCCGGCGGAGGAGATCGAGGCGATCGTCCATCGCGACGCGCTCGCGGCGCTCGGGCTGGCGCGGGAGGCGGGCGCATGA
- a CDS encoding alpha/beta fold hydrolase encodes MTSNSTAPVTTGTLQVPGALLHYELRGTGPLVVLVGAPMNATSFAPLADLLAADHTVLTTDPRGINRSTVDDPEQDSTPELRAEDLSRLIAHVGGGPATVLGSSGGAISALALVQAHPEQVRTVVAHEPPLDELLDDREQVQAQTDEIIATHAAGDHVGAWRKFLAQASIELPPGVVEQAFGDDRDPQKLADERFWFARELRATVRWRPDLAALRAAPTRIVVGIGDESAGQSCDRTSRALAAELGLQPVLFPGDHTGFVDDPERFAVRLRAVLGES; translated from the coding sequence ATGACCTCCAACTCCACCGCTCCCGTCACCACCGGCACGCTTCAGGTGCCCGGCGCCCTCCTGCACTACGAGCTGCGCGGGACGGGGCCGCTCGTCGTGCTCGTCGGCGCCCCGATGAACGCCACGTCCTTCGCGCCGCTCGCCGACCTGCTCGCCGCCGACCACACCGTTCTCACGACCGACCCGCGGGGCATCAACCGCAGCACGGTCGACGACCCCGAGCAGGACTCGACGCCAGAGCTGCGCGCTGAGGACCTCTCGCGCCTGATCGCCCACGTCGGCGGCGGCCCGGCGACGGTGCTCGGCTCCAGCGGCGGCGCGATCAGCGCGCTCGCGCTCGTGCAGGCCCATCCCGAGCAGGTCCGCACCGTCGTCGCGCACGAGCCGCCGCTCGACGAGCTGCTCGACGACCGCGAGCAGGTCCAGGCGCAGACCGACGAGATCATCGCCACCCACGCCGCGGGCGACCACGTGGGCGCGTGGCGGAAGTTCCTCGCGCAGGCGAGCATCGAACTGCCCCCGGGCGTCGTCGAGCAGGCGTTCGGCGACGACCGCGACCCGCAGAAGCTCGCCGACGAGCGCTTCTGGTTCGCGCGCGAGCTGCGCGCGACCGTCCGCTGGCGGCCCGACCTCGCAGCGCTGCGGGCGGCGCCGACGCGGATCGTCGTCGGCATCGGCGACGAGTCGGCCGGACAGAGCTGCGACCGCACCTCGCGCGCGCTCGCCGCCGAGCTGGGGCTCCAGCCCGTGCTGTTCCCCGGCGACCACACCGGGTTCGTCGACGACCCCGAGCGGTTCGCCGTGCGGCTGCGCGCGGTCCTCGGCGAGAGCTGA
- a CDS encoding MFS transporter, giving the protein MTNPYGELFKTPGALAFSAAGFVARMPISMIGIGLITMLSQEHGGFGTAGAIAATFTLSTALLGPLVSRLVDRFGQGRVLLPAAGISVIALGALLLCARWGAPTWTLFVFAALAGTLPNMSAMVRARWAHAQRGSSRLHTAFSLESVVDELTFVVGPALAVTLSTSLFAEAGPLVAAALLTIGVLLFVPQKRTEPPIVRDAAARAGTSAIRIGALRPLALMLLAGGTIVGTIDVVSIAFAEQQGSTASAGIVVALYAVGSGLAGLAFGVLRPTVPQPLLLVLGAAGTALTTLPLLVVDGIAALAATVFVAGLFFAPTMIVTMGLVERIVPAGQLTEGMTWVIAGLLVGVALGASVSGAIVDAHGPIGGFVVAIAAGAAMLLIALASCRPLLRATGAGDAAEHVGATGRVAQACAGDQ; this is encoded by the coding sequence ATGACCAACCCGTACGGCGAGCTGTTCAAGACCCCAGGCGCACTCGCCTTCTCCGCCGCGGGCTTCGTCGCGCGCATGCCGATCTCGATGATCGGCATCGGGCTGATCACGATGCTGTCCCAGGAGCACGGCGGGTTCGGCACGGCCGGCGCGATCGCCGCGACGTTCACGCTCTCGACGGCACTGCTCGGGCCGCTCGTCTCGCGGCTCGTCGACCGCTTCGGGCAGGGAAGGGTGCTGCTGCCGGCCGCGGGCATCAGCGTGATCGCGCTCGGCGCTCTGCTGCTGTGCGCCCGCTGGGGCGCGCCGACGTGGACGCTGTTCGTCTTCGCCGCGCTCGCCGGCACGCTGCCGAACATGTCCGCGATGGTGCGCGCGCGCTGGGCGCACGCGCAGCGCGGCTCCTCGCGACTGCACACCGCCTTCTCGCTGGAGTCGGTCGTCGACGAGCTGACCTTCGTCGTCGGTCCGGCGCTGGCCGTCACGCTGTCGACCTCGCTGTTCGCCGAGGCGGGGCCGCTCGTCGCCGCCGCGCTGCTGACGATCGGCGTGCTGCTTTTCGTGCCGCAGAAGCGGACCGAGCCGCCGATCGTGCGGGATGCAGCCGCGCGGGCCGGCACCTCCGCGATCCGGATCGGCGCGCTGCGGCCGCTCGCGCTGATGCTGCTCGCCGGCGGCACGATCGTCGGCACGATCGACGTCGTCAGCATCGCGTTCGCCGAGCAGCAGGGCAGCACCGCCAGCGCCGGGATCGTCGTCGCGCTCTACGCGGTCGGCTCCGGTCTCGCCGGACTGGCGTTCGGAGTGCTCAGACCGACCGTGCCGCAGCCGCTGCTGCTCGTGCTCGGCGCCGCGGGCACCGCGCTGACGACGCTGCCGCTGCTCGTCGTCGACGGCATCGCAGCGCTCGCCGCGACGGTCTTCGTCGCCGGCCTCTTCTTCGCGCCGACGATGATCGTGACGATGGGCCTCGTCGAGCGGATCGTGCCCGCCGGCCAGCTGACCGAGGGCATGACATGGGTGATCGCCGGCCTCCTCGTCGGCGTCGCGCTCGGCGCGAGCGTCTCCGGCGCGATCGTCGACGCGCACGGCCCGATCGGCGGCTTCGTCGTCGCGATCGCCGCCGGCGCGGCGATGCTGCTCATCGCGCTCGCGAGCTGCCGGCCGCTGCTGCGCGCGACCGGCGCCGGTGACGCCGCCGAGCACGTCGGCGCGACGGGTAGGGTGGCGCAGGCCTGCGCGGGCGACCAGTGA